The following are from one region of the Polaribacter marinaquae genome:
- a CDS encoding SusC/RagA family TonB-linked outer membrane protein codes for MKYITMCILMLVTSISFAQQKITGTITDKSSGEVLPYVSIKAINTNGTTSDLNGNYTITISKNTQFLTFSYLGYQPKKVAINNNTAIDIALEELATSLNEVVVTALGVNRQTKELGYVVQEIKSKDINEVKTPNFLDNLSGKLAGVTVSQGATGVGSSSKITIRGEASFSNNNPLFVVDGTPINNNTVFNFTNEAAAGFQEIDFGNGAMEVNADDIASVTVLKGPSAAALYGTRASNGVIVIKTKDGSKKKGLGVSINSSITFDNAFRLPDFQNEYGQGNAGNFEYVDGLGGGTNDLITYSWGPRLDAGNFIAQFDSPVTLQDGTVVRGGDTSLYSSENITPTLFKSNPDNLKDFYQTGITTVNNVAITNTFDTGSYRLSLTDLDSESIIPGVNLERKTAALKMTFRPTENTKITSSVNYVNSSSDNRPANGYGSENVNYSLVAWGPRSLDINSLKNYWQPGLEGVQQYSFNYTYFDNPYFILKENTNSFNRDRVFGNVTINHNFTENLSVSLRSGMDYSSEKRQFKRNFSSNRFKNGAYAKHDVFYREINTDFLINYKNTFGNFTFDASFGGNRLDQTASTKQSQTTNLAQPGIFSLNNAASPIEVFQFDSKKRINSLYGIAKFGYKNFLYLDITGRNDWSSALATPFSVDGTSFFYPSVSSSFILSNYTELPESISFAKLRASVAQVGNDTNPYQTSGAFVSQTTFNGQPTFSNQDFIPNANLKPELTTSYEIGADIRFFRDRLNFDFTYYNATTKDQIISLPIAISSGYNQQVINGGKVNTKGIEIILGGTPIKTANFKWNTTFNFATNKSTIKDLPQDEGRLTLAYSRIYNSANQTVWFQVEEGGQVGDLYGTGYQKNENGEFLIDDNGRYIANNELIKLGNYNPDFTLGWNNSFAYKNWNANFLFDWRQGGEIVSRTSALGNVGGQLAETSFRPDAGIVAQGVNVNTGQPNTVAVSAESYYRQYYDRNHEENNVYDASYLKLRQFSIGYTLNLAEGFLGLKDTSTMNFSFIGNNIFVITENPHFDPEQLAVQGNGFVSGVEDMSYATSRSFGFKVGFNF; via the coding sequence ATGAAATACATTACTATGTGTATACTTATGCTTGTTACAAGCATAAGTTTTGCACAACAAAAAATTACAGGAACTATTACTGATAAAAGTTCTGGCGAAGTGTTACCATACGTTAGCATTAAAGCTATAAATACAAACGGAACAACTTCAGATTTAAATGGTAATTATACCATAACTATTTCTAAAAACACCCAATTTTTAACATTTAGCTACTTAGGTTACCAACCTAAAAAAGTAGCCATTAATAATAACACTGCAATAGATATCGCTTTAGAAGAACTTGCAACTAGTTTAAATGAAGTTGTTGTAACTGCTTTAGGTGTAAACAGGCAAACCAAAGAATTAGGTTATGTGGTTCAAGAAATCAAATCTAAGGATATTAACGAAGTAAAAACACCTAACTTTTTAGACAATTTATCTGGTAAATTAGCAGGTGTTACGGTATCACAAGGCGCAACTGGCGTTGGTTCTTCTTCTAAAATTACCATTCGTGGTGAGGCTTCTTTTTCTAACAACAATCCGTTATTCGTGGTAGACGGAACGCCAATTAACAACAATACTGTTTTCAATTTTACCAATGAAGCCGCTGCCGGATTCCAAGAAATAGATTTCGGAAATGGTGCTATGGAAGTAAATGCGGATGACATTGCATCTGTAACCGTTTTAAAAGGGCCAAGTGCCGCAGCATTATATGGTACAAGAGCTTCTAACGGTGTTATTGTGATCAAGACAAAAGATGGTAGCAAAAAGAAAGGTTTGGGCGTAAGCATTAACTCTTCTATTACTTTTGATAATGCTTTTCGTTTGCCAGATTTTCAAAATGAATATGGTCAAGGAAATGCTGGCAACTTCGAATATGTAGATGGCTTAGGTGGCGGTACTAACGATTTAATCACCTACTCTTGGGGACCTCGATTAGATGCTGGTAATTTTATAGCTCAGTTCGATTCGCCTGTAACTTTACAAGACGGAACTGTTGTGCGAGGTGGAGATACATCGCTGTATTCTAGCGAAAATATAACGCCTACGTTATTTAAATCGAACCCAGATAATTTAAAAGACTTTTATCAAACAGGGATTACAACCGTAAATAATGTTGCTATAACCAATACTTTTGATACAGGTTCTTATAGATTATCACTAACCGATTTAGATAGCGAATCTATTATACCTGGTGTAAATTTAGAACGAAAAACGGCAGCGTTAAAAATGACCTTTCGTCCAACAGAAAATACAAAAATTACGAGTAGTGTAAATTATGTAAATTCTAGCAGTGATAATAGACCAGCTAATGGTTACGGTAGTGAAAACGTAAATTATTCTTTAGTAGCTTGGGGACCTCGTTCTCTAGACATCAACAGTTTAAAAAATTATTGGCAACCAGGTTTAGAAGGCGTGCAACAATATTCATTTAACTATACCTATTTCGATAATCCGTATTTTATTTTAAAAGAAAATACCAATTCTTTTAACAGAGATCGTGTTTTTGGTAATGTCACCATCAACCATAATTTTACAGAGAACTTAAGTGTTTCTTTGCGTTCTGGAATGGATTATTCATCAGAAAAAAGACAATTTAAACGTAATTTTAGTTCTAATCGTTTTAAAAACGGAGCGTATGCAAAACATGATGTTTTTTATCGAGAAATTAATACCGATTTTTTAATAAACTACAAAAACACCTTTGGTAATTTTACTTTTGATGCTTCTTTTGGTGGTAACAGATTAGATCAAACGGCATCAACAAAACAATCGCAAACAACCAATTTGGCACAACCTGGTATTTTTAGTTTAAACAATGCCGCTTCTCCGATAGAAGTGTTTCAATTTGATTCTAAAAAGAGAATTAATTCGTTATACGGAATTGCAAAATTTGGTTATAAGAACTTTTTATACTTAGATATTACAGGTAGAAATGATTGGTCTAGCGCATTGGCAACTCCTTTTTCTGTAGATGGTACTTCTTTCTTTTATCCTTCTGTATCCTCTAGTTTTATACTTTCGAATTATACAGAATTACCAGAAAGTATTTCGTTTGCAAAACTAAGAGCTAGTGTTGCACAGGTTGGTAATGATACCAATCCATACCAAACTTCTGGTGCTTTTGTGTCGCAGACTACTTTTAATGGGCAACCTACTTTTAGCAATCAAGATTTTATACCAAACGCAAACTTAAAACCAGAATTAACTACGTCTTATGAAATTGGTGCAGACATCCGTTTTTTTAGAGATCGTTTAAATTTTGATTTTACATATTACAACGCAACTACCAAAGACCAAATTATTTCTTTACCGATTGCAATTTCTTCAGGTTACAATCAACAAGTAATCAATGGCGGAAAAGTAAACACCAAAGGAATCGAAATTATCTTAGGCGGAACCCCAATTAAAACAGCCAATTTTAAATGGAATACCACTTTCAACTTTGCTACAAACAAATCTACCATTAAAGATTTGCCACAAGATGAAGGTAGACTAACATTGGCGTATAGTAGAATTTACAATAGTGCCAACCAAACCGTATGGTTTCAAGTAGAAGAAGGCGGACAAGTAGGAGATTTATACGGTACGGGTTATCAGAAAAATGAAAATGGTGAGTTTTTAATTGATGATAATGGGCGTTACATAGCCAATAACGAGTTGATAAAATTAGGAAACTACAATCCTGATTTTACTTTGGGTTGGAACAATAGTTTTGCATATAAAAACTGGAATGCCAATTTCTTATTTGATTGGAGACAAGGTGGCGAAATTGTGTCTAGAACTAGCGCTTTGGGTAATGTTGGTGGCCAATTGGCAGAAACTTCTTTTAGACCAGATGCAGGTATTGTGGCGCAAGGTGTTAATGTAAATACTGGCCAACCAAACACTGTTGCTGTTTCTGCAGAAAGTTATTACAGACAATATTATGATAGAAATCATGAAGAAAACAATGTATACGATGCTTCTTATTTAAAACTTCGTCAGTTTTCTATTGGTTATACTTTAAATTTAGCAGAAGGCTTTTTAGGTTTAAAAGACACTTCTACCATGAACTTTTCTTTTATCGGTAACAACATATTTGTTATTACAGAAAATCCGCATTTCGATCCAGAACAATTGGCAGTTCAAGGCAATGGTTTTGTAAGCGGT
- a CDS encoding TIGR04282 family arsenosugar biosynthesis glycosyltransferase, translated as MNQKTALLIFANSAAKEVERKEFLSAEIFSALNKQTLKTAKKSKLPYFVISEKEQTGASFGERFTNAIDLIFKKGFDNVITIGNDTPHLKTKHLLDANTSLTKKQLVIGPSKDGGFYLMGLKKAHFNKETFLKLPWQTNKLQASIGAISTIKKEQISFLELLIDIDAQEDIKTILQSFKTLSLDVLLLLKKTIFAIKIYNISKVSFYKTSSFTKNYNKGSPLFFAYL; from the coding sequence ATGAATCAAAAAACCGCCTTATTAATTTTTGCAAATTCAGCAGCTAAAGAAGTAGAAAGAAAAGAATTTCTATCTGCAGAGATTTTTAGTGCTTTAAACAAGCAGACTTTAAAAACGGCTAAAAAATCGAAACTCCCTTATTTTGTTATTTCAGAAAAAGAACAAACAGGAGCTTCTTTTGGTGAACGTTTTACCAATGCTATCGATTTAATTTTTAAAAAAGGGTTTGATAATGTTATTACCATTGGTAATGATACACCTCATTTAAAAACAAAGCATTTATTAGATGCGAATACATCTTTAACAAAAAAACAACTTGTTATAGGGCCTTCTAAAGATGGTGGATTTTATTTAATGGGACTTAAAAAGGCACATTTTAATAAAGAAACCTTTTTAAAATTACCATGGCAAACTAATAAACTACAAGCGTCTATTGGTGCGATTTCGACAATTAAAAAAGAACAAATCTCTTTTTTAGAGTTGTTAATAGACATTGATGCGCAAGAAGATATTAAAACGATTTTACAAAGTTTTAAAACACTTTCTTTAGATGTTTTACTACTTTTAAAGAAAACAATTTTTGCTATTAAAATATACAATATTAGCAAGGTTTCGTTTTATAAAACCTCTTCATTTACTAAAAACTACAACAAGGGTTCTCCCCTATTTTTTGCGTATCTATAA